The following are from one region of the Myxococcus stipitatus genome:
- the rpmG gene encoding 50S ribosomal protein L33: MGKGNRSIISLECTVCKERNYTTTKNKKKSQDKLELSKFCSRCRKHTDHKEGKV; the protein is encoded by the coding sequence ATGGGCAAGGGTAATCGGTCCATCATTTCGCTCGAGTGCACGGTGTGCAAGGAGCGGAACTACACGACCACGAAGAACAAGAAGAAGAGCCAGGACAAGCTCGAGCTGAGCAAGTTCTGCTCGCGGTGCCGCAAGCACACGGACCACAAGGAAGGCAAGGTCTAG
- the secE gene encoding preprotein translocase subunit SecE codes for MATASEASQQANRSAMDPKRLVVIFYLLAGIILALFLERVSGMLWASFGWPDSVLIEGLDWKVSTLVGYVLAVGLALVGYFHPKTHALSMEVAGELMKVTWPTWGETRASTVAVVVASLVAAVLLFCIDSVAYNLMVEWLPALWGKL; via the coding sequence ATGGCGACGGCATCAGAGGCCAGCCAGCAGGCTAACCGCTCGGCGATGGATCCGAAGCGGCTCGTGGTCATCTTCTACCTCCTCGCCGGCATCATCCTGGCGCTCTTCCTGGAGCGCGTCTCGGGGATGCTCTGGGCGAGCTTCGGGTGGCCCGACTCGGTCCTCATCGAGGGCCTGGACTGGAAGGTCTCCACCCTGGTCGGCTACGTGCTGGCGGTGGGGCTCGCGCTGGTGGGCTACTTCCACCCCAAGACGCACGCGCTCTCCATGGAGGTCGCGGGCGAGCTGATGAAGGTCACCTGGCCGACCTGGGGTGAGACCCGGGCCTCGACGGTGGCCGTGGTCGTCGCCTCGCTGGTGGCCGCGGTGCTGCTCTTCTGCATCGACTCCGTCGCCTACAACCTGATGGTGGAGTGGCTGCCGGCCTTGTGGGGGAAGCTGTAA
- the nusG gene encoding transcription termination/antitermination protein NusG, with protein MAMKWYVVHTYSNFENQAKKSLEEKVRLEGLQDQFGEILIPMEQVVEMVKGEKKTSRRKFFPGYIFVQMELNDRTLHLVKNTPKITGFPGTAQNQNPLPISDQEVARLTSQISEGTLKPKPKVQFDEGDTVRVIDGPFANFNGTVEEVNAEKGRVKVLVSIFGRATPVELDFMQVEKTTG; from the coding sequence ATGGCGATGAAATGGTACGTGGTCCACACCTACTCGAACTTCGAGAACCAGGCGAAGAAGAGCCTGGAGGAGAAGGTGCGCCTCGAGGGGCTCCAGGACCAGTTCGGTGAGATCCTCATCCCCATGGAGCAGGTCGTGGAGATGGTGAAGGGGGAGAAGAAGACCTCTCGCCGCAAGTTCTTCCCCGGCTACATTTTCGTGCAGATGGAGCTGAACGACCGGACGCTCCACCTGGTGAAGAACACGCCGAAGATCACCGGCTTCCCTGGCACGGCGCAGAACCAGAACCCGCTGCCCATCTCCGACCAGGAGGTGGCGCGCCTGACGTCGCAGATCTCCGAGGGCACGCTCAAGCCGAAGCCCAAGGTGCAGTTCGACGAGGGCGACACGGTGCGCGTCATCGACGGGCCCTTCGCCAACTTCAACGGCACGGTGGAGGAGGTCAACGCGGAGAAGGGTCGCGTGAAGGTGCTGGTCAGCATCTTCGGTCGCGCGACCCCCGTGGAGCTCGACTTCATGCAGGTCGAGAAGACCACCGGCTAG
- the rplK gene encoding 50S ribosomal protein L11 has protein sequence MKKVTGQVKLQIPAGKANPAPPIGPALGQQGVNIMEFCKQFNAKTQAEAKEGLIIPVIITVYQDRSFTFILKTPPAAILIKKAAGLHTEKKKGSGAKKPGKEKVGQITRKQLEEIAKKKIQDTTAASLEACMNTIAGTARSMGIDVVG, from the coding sequence ATGAAGAAGGTCACAGGACAGGTCAAGCTGCAGATTCCCGCCGGCAAGGCGAATCCCGCTCCGCCGATCGGCCCCGCGCTCGGTCAGCAGGGCGTGAACATCATGGAGTTCTGCAAGCAGTTCAACGCGAAGACGCAGGCGGAGGCCAAGGAAGGCCTGATCATCCCGGTGATCATCACCGTGTATCAGGACCGCTCCTTCACCTTCATCCTCAAGACGCCTCCGGCGGCCATCCTCATCAAGAAGGCCGCGGGTCTGCACACCGAGAAGAAGAAGGGCTCGGGCGCGAAGAAGCCTGGCAAGGAGAAGGTGGGGCAGATCACCCGGAAGCAGCTCGAGGAGATCGCCAAGAAGAAGATCCAGGACACCACCGCTGCGTCGCTCGAGGCCTGCATGAACACCATTGCTGGCACCGCGCGCTCCATGGGCATCGACGTCGTCGGCTAG
- the rplA gene encoding 50S ribosomal protein L1: MAQNGKKFRAAAALVDREKRYSIAEGFALLKKTVEARASKYDQTVDVAINLGVDPKHADQMVRGAVVLPNGTGATVRVAVFAKGERATEAGNAGADVVGAEDLQKRIEEGFLDFDTVIATPDMMGIVGRLGKVLGPRGLMPNPKVGTVTMDVAKAIREAKGGKVDFRAEKAGIVHAKMGKASFSADKLEGNFNALVDLVMKLKPATAKGVYLKGIAISTTMGPGIKIDTQEILNRHR, encoded by the coding sequence ATGGCTCAGAATGGGAAGAAGTTCCGCGCGGCCGCCGCCCTGGTTGACCGCGAGAAGCGCTACAGCATCGCCGAGGGTTTCGCGCTGCTGAAGAAGACGGTGGAGGCCCGCGCCTCCAAGTACGACCAGACGGTGGACGTCGCCATCAACCTGGGCGTGGACCCGAAGCACGCGGACCAGATGGTCCGTGGCGCCGTGGTCCTCCCCAACGGCACGGGCGCCACGGTTCGCGTGGCGGTGTTCGCCAAGGGCGAGCGCGCCACGGAGGCCGGCAACGCGGGCGCGGACGTGGTCGGCGCCGAGGACCTCCAGAAGCGCATCGAGGAGGGCTTCCTCGACTTCGACACCGTCATCGCCACCCCGGACATGATGGGTATCGTCGGTCGCCTCGGTAAGGTGCTCGGTCCTCGTGGCCTCATGCCGAACCCGAAGGTCGGCACGGTGACCATGGACGTGGCCAAGGCCATCCGCGAGGCGAAGGGCGGTAAGGTCGACTTCCGCGCGGAGAAGGCCGGCATCGTCCACGCGAAGATGGGCAAGGCCTCCTTCTCGGCGGACAAGCTCGAGGGCAACTTCAACGCGCTGGTGGACCTGGTGATGAAGCTCAAGCCGGCCACCGCCAAGGGCGTCTATCTGAAGGGCATCGCCATCTCCACGACGATGGGCCCTGGCATCAAGATCGACACCCAGGAAATCCTGAACCGCCACCGCTAG
- the rplJ gene encoding 50S ribosomal protein L10 gives MLKSEKEEMIKELHEKFSRTKSAIVAEFSKVDVETVTKLRKKFREGGVEYKVIKNTLARRAAQGTDVAVIAEDFTGPVALCISYGDVVAPAKILTEFAKDLEDKIKIRTAVVDGRKVGANEVKQLAKLPGLNELRGQLLGMLNQPASKLVRTIAAPGSQLARVVQAHADKAQG, from the coding sequence GTGCTGAAGAGCGAGAAGGAAGAGATGATCAAGGAGCTCCACGAGAAGTTCTCGCGGACCAAGTCGGCCATCGTCGCCGAGTTCTCCAAGGTGGACGTGGAGACGGTGACGAAGCTGCGCAAGAAGTTCCGCGAGGGCGGCGTCGAGTACAAGGTCATCAAGAACACGCTGGCGCGCCGTGCGGCGCAGGGCACGGACGTCGCGGTCATCGCCGAGGACTTCACGGGTCCCGTGGCGCTGTGCATCAGCTACGGCGATGTGGTGGCTCCCGCCAAGATCCTGACCGAGTTCGCGAAGGACCTCGAGGACAAGATCAAGATCCGCACCGCGGTGGTCGACGGCCGCAAGGTCGGCGCCAACGAGGTGAAGCAGCTGGCGAAGCTGCCCGGTCTCAACGAGCTCCGCGGTCAGCTGCTGGGGATGCTCAACCAGCCGGCCAGCAAGCTGGTTCGGACCATCGCGGCTCCGGGTTCGCAGCTCGCGCGGGTTGTCCAGGCTCACGCGGACAAGGCGCAGGGGTAG
- the rplL gene encoding 50S ribosomal protein L7/L12, giving the protein MADLNAIVEQLSGLTIIEAANLVKALEEKWGVSAAAVAVAAGPATAAAAAPAEEKTEFTVVLSNAGANKINVIKEIRAITGLGLKEAKDLVEGAPKTVKEGVNKDDAKKIKDQLVAAGATVDIK; this is encoded by the coding sequence ATGGCTGACCTGAATGCAATCGTTGAGCAGCTCTCCGGCCTGACCATCATCGAGGCCGCGAACCTCGTGAAGGCGCTGGAGGAGAAGTGGGGCGTCTCCGCGGCCGCCGTCGCCGTCGCCGCGGGCCCCGCCACCGCCGCCGCCGCCGCTCCCGCCGAGGAGAAGACGGAGTTCACGGTGGTGCTGTCGAACGCCGGCGCCAACAAGATCAACGTCATCAAGGAGATCCGCGCGATCACCGGCCTGGGCCTGAAGGAGGCCAAGGACCTGGTCGAGGGCGCTCCCAAGACGGTCAAGGAGGGCGTCAACAAGGACGACGCCAAGAAGATCAAGGACCAGCTGGTTGCCGCTGGCGCCACCGTCGACATCAAGTAG
- the rpoB gene encoding DNA-directed RNA polymerase subunit beta — protein MPTQIQNNFRVRKTFAKIAKIIDIPNLINIQKQSYEKFLQADIAPEKREDIGLQGVFNSVFPIRDFNETSSLEFVSYHLEKPKYDVDECHQRGMTYSAPIKVVVRLVVWDKDEETGAQSIRDVKEQEVYFGEIPLMTQNGTFIINGTERVVVSQLHRSPGAFFDHDKGKSHSSGKLLYNARIIPYRGSWIDFEFDHKDLLYVRIDRRRKLPATVLIRALGAVSDTAKKNPLEFKGSTEEILNYYYATETIYLQSATDFEKSVELELLPGQRATRDIKTKTGELIVKKNRKFTRAAIKKLEAAKMKTLPIDADELFTKVSAYDVVDENTGEVILECNEEVSQEKVEELLKRNIKEFKVLFIDNLNVGPYLRETLMLDKLETPEQSIMEIYRRLRPGDPPTPETAINLFTNLFFNPERYDLSKVGRLKLNFKFGLEEPLDGQILTKRDILEVIRYLIDLKNGKGTIDDIDHLGNRRVRAVGELLENQYRIGLVRMERAIKERMSLQEIETLMPHDLINAKPVTAVIKEFFGSSQLSQFMDQTNPLSEVTHKRRLSALGPGGLTRERAGFEVRDVHPTHYGRICPIETPEGPNIGLIASLSTYARVNEFGFVETPYRKVDAGVVTTDVAFYSALEEEKHTIAQANAETDKKGKFLNALVSSRRGGEFVQARAEDVDLMDVSPNQLVSVAASLIPFLENDDANRALMGSNMQRQAVPLLRTSAPLVGTGIEAIVARDSGVTCVARRDGIVESVDAGRIVVKADVPASLSDVSSEVDIYNLLKYQRSNQNTCLNQKPIISKGDKVRKGDVIADGPATETGELALGQNVVVAFMPWQGYNFEDSILISERILKDDVFTSIHIEEFECIARDTKLGKEEITRDIPNVGEEALKDLDESGIIRIGAEVKPGDVLVGKITPKGETQLSPEEKLLRAIFGEKAGDVRDSSLRVPPGVVGTVINAKVFSRKGVEKDERAKQIESMEEAKLLKDQNDEIKVLQDSAIGRIRVLVRGKEVQGKLVDDKGKILLKKGDILDDALLATVPYKYWGEISVGDPLDSRVRDILRNLEETKEAVKLAFGEKIARIKKGDELPPGVIKMVKVYVAIKRKLAVGDKMAGRHGNKGVVSRILPEEDMPYLEDGRPVDIVLNPLGVPSRMNIGQILETHLGWAAKGTGEALQRYVEDNWGADAIRERLKVIYGEDKAFHDFLDKLDEEEIRQLCRRSKKGIHVATPVFDGAQETEIHSLLDEGKLPRTGQMVLFDGRTGEPFDQNVTVGVMYMLKLHHLVDEKIHARSIGPYSLVTQQPLGGKAQFGGQRLGEMEVWAMEAYGAAYTLQEFLTVKSDDVVGRTRMYEAIVKGDNVLESGLPESFNVLLKELQSLALDVELLESAPPERQRSFGGDFLGGGDGEDRKTGTEA, from the coding sequence ATGCCGACGCAGATCCAGAACAATTTCCGCGTGCGGAAGACCTTCGCCAAGATCGCGAAGATCATCGACATTCCCAATCTCATCAACATCCAGAAGCAGTCCTACGAGAAGTTCCTCCAGGCCGATATCGCCCCGGAGAAGCGCGAGGACATCGGTCTTCAGGGTGTCTTCAACTCGGTATTCCCGATTCGCGACTTCAACGAGACGTCCTCGCTGGAGTTCGTCAGCTATCACCTGGAGAAGCCGAAGTACGACGTCGACGAGTGCCATCAGCGTGGCATGACCTACTCCGCCCCCATCAAGGTGGTGGTGCGTCTGGTCGTGTGGGACAAGGACGAGGAGACTGGCGCCCAGTCCATCCGTGACGTGAAGGAGCAGGAGGTCTACTTCGGGGAAATCCCGTTGATGACCCAGAACGGCACCTTCATCATCAACGGGACCGAGCGCGTGGTCGTCAGCCAGCTGCATCGCAGCCCTGGCGCGTTCTTCGACCACGACAAGGGCAAGAGCCACTCGTCTGGCAAGCTCCTGTACAACGCCCGCATCATCCCCTACCGCGGTTCGTGGATCGACTTCGAGTTCGACCACAAGGACCTGCTGTACGTGCGCATCGACCGCCGCCGCAAGCTGCCGGCCACGGTGCTCATCCGCGCCCTGGGCGCCGTCAGCGACACCGCGAAGAAGAACCCGCTGGAGTTCAAGGGCTCCACCGAGGAGATCCTCAACTACTACTACGCCACGGAGACCATCTACCTCCAGAGCGCGACGGACTTCGAGAAGAGCGTCGAGCTGGAGCTGCTCCCGGGCCAGCGCGCCACCCGCGACATCAAGACCAAGACGGGTGAGCTGATCGTCAAGAAGAACCGCAAGTTCACCCGCGCCGCCATCAAGAAGCTCGAGGCGGCGAAGATGAAGACGCTCCCCATCGACGCGGACGAGCTCTTCACCAAGGTGTCCGCCTACGACGTGGTGGACGAGAACACGGGCGAGGTCATCCTCGAGTGCAACGAGGAAGTCTCGCAGGAGAAGGTCGAGGAGCTCCTCAAGCGCAACATCAAGGAGTTCAAGGTCCTCTTCATCGACAACCTCAACGTGGGTCCCTACCTGCGTGAGACGCTCATGCTGGACAAGCTCGAGACGCCCGAGCAGTCCATCATGGAGATCTACCGCCGCCTGCGCCCTGGCGATCCGCCGACGCCGGAGACGGCGATCAACCTGTTCACCAACCTGTTCTTCAACCCGGAGCGCTACGACCTCTCCAAGGTCGGTCGCCTCAAGCTGAACTTCAAGTTCGGCCTCGAGGAGCCGCTCGACGGGCAGATCCTCACCAAGCGGGACATCCTCGAGGTGATCCGCTACCTGATCGATCTGAAGAACGGCAAGGGCACCATCGACGACATCGACCACCTGGGCAACCGCCGCGTGCGCGCGGTGGGCGAGCTGCTGGAGAACCAGTACCGCATCGGCCTGGTGCGCATGGAGCGAGCGATCAAGGAGCGCATGAGCCTCCAGGAGATCGAGACGCTCATGCCGCACGACCTCATCAACGCCAAGCCCGTCACGGCGGTCATCAAGGAGTTCTTCGGGTCCAGCCAGCTGTCGCAGTTCATGGACCAGACGAACCCCCTGTCCGAGGTCACGCACAAGCGTCGCCTGTCCGCGCTCGGGCCCGGCGGCCTCACCCGCGAGCGCGCGGGCTTCGAGGTGCGCGACGTGCACCCCACGCACTACGGCCGCATCTGCCCCATCGAGACGCCGGAAGGTCCGAACATCGGCCTCATCGCGTCGCTGTCGACCTACGCCCGGGTCAACGAGTTCGGCTTCGTCGAGACGCCGTACCGCAAGGTCGACGCCGGCGTGGTGACGACGGACGTGGCCTTCTACTCCGCGCTCGAGGAGGAGAAGCACACCATCGCCCAGGCGAACGCGGAGACGGACAAGAAGGGCAAGTTCCTCAACGCCCTGGTCTCCAGCCGCCGCGGCGGTGAGTTCGTCCAGGCGCGCGCCGAGGACGTGGACCTGATGGACGTGTCCCCGAACCAGCTGGTGTCGGTGGCCGCGTCGCTCATCCCCTTCCTGGAGAACGACGACGCGAACCGCGCGCTCATGGGCTCCAACATGCAGCGCCAGGCGGTGCCCCTGCTGCGCACCAGCGCGCCGCTGGTGGGCACGGGCATCGAGGCCATCGTCGCGCGCGATTCGGGCGTGACGTGCGTGGCGCGCCGCGACGGCATCGTGGAGAGCGTGGACGCCGGCCGCATCGTGGTGAAGGCGGACGTGCCGGCCTCGCTGAGCGACGTGTCGAGCGAGGTCGACATCTACAACCTGCTCAAGTACCAGCGCTCCAACCAGAACACCTGCCTCAACCAGAAGCCCATCATCAGCAAGGGCGACAAGGTGCGGAAGGGGGACGTCATCGCCGACGGTCCCGCGACCGAGACGGGCGAGCTGGCGCTGGGCCAGAACGTGGTCGTCGCGTTCATGCCGTGGCAGGGCTACAACTTCGAGGACTCCATCCTCATCAGCGAGCGCATCCTCAAGGACGACGTGTTCACGTCGATCCACATCGAGGAGTTCGAGTGCATCGCGCGCGACACCAAGCTGGGCAAGGAGGAGATCACCCGCGACATCCCGAACGTGGGTGAGGAGGCCCTCAAGGACCTCGACGAGAGCGGCATCATCCGCATCGGCGCCGAGGTGAAGCCCGGCGACGTGCTGGTGGGCAAGATCACCCCGAAGGGCGAGACGCAGCTGTCTCCGGAAGAGAAGCTCCTGCGCGCCATCTTCGGTGAGAAGGCCGGCGACGTGCGCGACAGCTCCCTGCGCGTCCCGCCGGGCGTGGTGGGCACCGTCATCAACGCCAAGGTGTTCAGCCGCAAGGGCGTGGAGAAGGACGAGCGCGCCAAGCAGATCGAGTCCATGGAGGAGGCGAAGCTCCTCAAGGACCAGAACGACGAGATCAAGGTCCTCCAGGACAGCGCCATCGGCCGCATCCGCGTGCTGGTGCGTGGCAAGGAGGTCCAGGGCAAGCTCGTGGACGACAAGGGGAAGATCCTCCTGAAGAAGGGGGACATCCTCGACGACGCGCTGCTGGCCACCGTGCCCTACAAGTACTGGGGCGAGATCTCCGTCGGCGACCCGCTCGACTCCCGCGTGCGCGACATCCTGCGCAACCTGGAGGAGACGAAGGAGGCCGTGAAGCTGGCCTTCGGCGAGAAGATCGCCCGCATCAAGAAGGGCGACGAGCTGCCTCCGGGCGTCATCAAGATGGTGAAGGTGTACGTCGCCATCAAGCGCAAGCTGGCCGTGGGCGACAAGATGGCCGGCCGCCACGGAAACAAGGGCGTCGTCTCCCGCATCCTCCCCGAGGAGGACATGCCGTACCTGGAGGACGGCCGTCCGGTGGACATCGTCCTCAACCCGCTCGGCGTTCCCAGCCGCATGAACATCGGGCAGATCCTCGAGACGCACCTGGGCTGGGCCGCCAAGGGCACCGGCGAGGCGCTGCAGCGCTACGTGGAGGACAACTGGGGCGCGGACGCCATCCGTGAGCGCCTCAAGGTCATCTACGGCGAGGACAAGGCGTTCCACGACTTCCTCGACAAGTTGGACGAGGAGGAGATCCGTCAGCTGTGCCGCCGCTCGAAGAAGGGCATCCACGTGGCGACGCCGGTGTTCGACGGCGCCCAGGAGACGGAGATCCACTCGCTGCTGGACGAGGGCAAGCTGCCGCGCACGGGCCAGATGGTGCTGTTCGACGGCCGCACCGGTGAGCCGTTCGACCAGAACGTCACCGTGGGCGTCATGTACATGCTGAAGCTGCACCACCTGGTGGACGAGAAGATCCACGCCCGCTCCATTGGCCCCTACTCGCTGGTCACCCAGCAGCCGCTGGGCGGCAAGGCGCAGTTCGGCGGTCAGCGTCTGGGAGAGATGGAAGTCTGGGCGATGGAGGCCTACGGCGCGGCGTACACGCTGCAGGAGTTCCTCACCGTCAAGTCGGACGACGTGGTGGGCCGCACGCGCATGTACGAGGCCATCGTCAAGGGCGACAACGTCCTGGAGAGCGGTCTGCCCGAGTCGTTCAACGTGCTCCTCAAGGAGCTCCAGTCGCTCGCGCTCGACGTCGAGCTGCTGGAGAGCGCGCCCCCGGAGCGTCAGCGCAGCTTCGGCGGTGACTTCCTCGGTGGTGGTGACGGCGAGGACCGGAAGACCGGGACCGAGGCCTGA